The proteins below come from a single Candidatus Binataceae bacterium genomic window:
- a CDS encoding alanine-zipper protein, with product MKTKLVYILGALATASFLTACGPDMKTIQAATDRANADATKAEASATSAEQAASQAEAAAKQADDAASGAEDAVRRANDAVSRLEAMFSTSVTK from the coding sequence ATGAAGACGAAACTGGTGTATATCCTCGGAGCTTTGGCAACGGCCAGCTTCTTGACCGCATGCGGTCCCGATATGAAGACGATTCAGGCCGCGACCGATCGCGCCAACGCCGACGCCACCAAGGCCGAAGCTTCGGCCACCTCGGCCGAGCAGGCTGCGTCGCAGGCGGAAGCCGCCGCCAAGCAGGCTGACGATGCGGCTTCGGGTGCAGAAGACGCAGTGCGCCGCGCCAACGATGCGGTGTCGCGTCTCGAGGCGATGTTCTCGACCTCAGTCACGAAGTAA
- a CDS encoding 4Fe-4S dicluster domain-containing protein — MATIITSECINCGACEPECPNTAIYAGGVPWELNGATSPAVAQEIFYIVPSKCTECVGFYDHEACAAVCPVDCCVPDPNNLEAESILLARARELHPEQAFADDAPSRFRKDGEVAPAPAADGASTNGAAKPATPAAAAPAAPKPAPVVAAPAAPAAMAAPVAMMNLPKDIGALPGPIGEKHFAGELEEDFDTVLGKVDTTPVTTAPAAVRLALRLAEPLLGAMPDQVKVDLERAVGSPSGFSRVRATALNVVVNLILYPAVLLVFAVVVRGDPLFSQSTGGWILLGLLIAVAETAWRLREGIVQSKPADEMTYRGCWYGLALAPLGGMLVKMGGGQKHVKRKVAFEGYSVNIHDEKTERDRRYGTVYTVDEYSNAYLVRLEMPRKIPASSLKRLWNLPNEMPDYDYNIALADGLLQVSASVRGDALRRLSYVSSSFPADFVTRLTFDKQVNSFKHRLRDKVLEIIVMKGEAGELKHAA; from the coding sequence ATGGCTACGATCATCACGAGCGAATGTATCAACTGCGGAGCTTGCGAGCCCGAGTGCCCCAACACTGCTATCTATGCAGGCGGAGTGCCCTGGGAGCTGAACGGCGCAACCAGTCCTGCAGTCGCGCAGGAAATCTTCTATATCGTCCCGTCGAAGTGCACCGAATGCGTCGGCTTCTACGATCACGAAGCGTGCGCGGCGGTATGCCCGGTCGATTGTTGCGTGCCCGATCCCAATAACCTCGAAGCTGAATCGATATTGCTCGCCCGCGCACGCGAGCTGCATCCTGAGCAGGCATTTGCCGATGACGCGCCGTCGCGTTTTCGCAAGGATGGTGAAGTCGCCCCGGCGCCGGCCGCCGACGGCGCATCGACGAACGGTGCCGCGAAGCCTGCCACTCCTGCGGCGGCTGCGCCTGCTGCGCCGAAGCCGGCCCCAGTAGTTGCGGCGCCAGCAGCTCCGGCCGCGATGGCTGCGCCCGTCGCGATGATGAATCTGCCGAAAGATATCGGCGCGCTGCCCGGTCCCATTGGCGAGAAGCATTTCGCAGGCGAGCTCGAAGAAGATTTCGATACTGTCCTGGGCAAGGTCGATACTACCCCCGTCACCACGGCTCCGGCTGCGGTCAGGCTCGCGCTCAGGCTGGCCGAGCCTCTGCTTGGCGCGATGCCCGATCAAGTCAAGGTCGACCTGGAACGTGCGGTCGGCAGCCCTTCTGGATTCTCCCGCGTTCGCGCGACCGCGCTGAACGTCGTCGTCAATCTGATTCTCTATCCTGCGGTGCTATTGGTCTTCGCCGTCGTGGTTCGAGGCGATCCGCTGTTCTCGCAGTCGACAGGAGGATGGATTCTGCTGGGTCTGCTCATTGCGGTGGCCGAAACTGCCTGGCGTTTGCGCGAAGGCATCGTGCAATCGAAGCCTGCCGACGAGATGACGTATCGCGGATGCTGGTATGGCCTCGCGCTGGCACCTCTGGGCGGGATGCTGGTGAAAATGGGCGGCGGTCAGAAGCACGTCAAGCGCAAGGTCGCCTTCGAGGGCTACTCGGTCAATATCCACGACGAGAAGACCGAGCGCGATCGCCGCTACGGCACGGTCTACACCGTGGACGAATACTCGAACGCGTATCTGGTCCGCCTGGAGATGCCGCGCAAGATTCCGGCATCCTCGCTCAAGCGCCTGTGGAATCTGCCCAACGAGATGCCGGACTACGACTACAATATCGCCCTCGCCGACGGCCTCTTGCAGGTCAGCGCGAGCGTGCGCGGCGATGCGTTGCGCAGGCTATCTTACGTCTCCTCTTCGTTTCCGGCAGACTTCGTCACACGGTTAACCTTCGACAAACAGGTAAACTCGTTCAAGCATCGGCTGCGCGACAAGGTGCTCGAGATTATCGTGATGAAGGGAGAGGCTGGCGAGCTCAAGCACGCTGCTTGA
- the rimI gene encoding ribosomal protein S18-alanine N-acetyltransferase, whose amino-acid sequence MAIHIRDATRRDLPRILEIERLAFPTPWSLQSFQRELTLPFSRVTVAVPELDESEPPSGFLCRWIIADECHVLNIAVHPDYRRGGVGAALMKTAIQEAREKGAEAVTLEVRRSNLAARHMYRKFDFEERRLRKGYYGPGEDAIVMELRLQ is encoded by the coding sequence ATGGCGATCCACATCAGGGACGCCACCCGCCGCGACTTGCCGCGGATCCTCGAGATCGAGCGGCTGGCCTTCCCTACGCCGTGGAGTCTTCAATCATTCCAGCGTGAGCTGACCCTTCCGTTCTCACGCGTGACGGTGGCTGTGCCAGAGCTCGATGAGAGCGAGCCGCCGAGCGGATTTCTCTGCCGTTGGATAATTGCCGATGAGTGCCACGTCCTGAATATCGCGGTTCATCCGGACTATCGCCGCGGCGGAGTCGGGGCCGCCCTGATGAAAACGGCGATCCAGGAGGCGCGTGAAAAGGGTGCCGAGGCGGTCACGCTCGAGGTTCGGCGCTCAAATCTGGCGGCACGGCACATGTATCGCAAGTTTGACTTCGAGGAACGCCGTTTGAGAAAGGGCTATTATGGCCCAGGCGAGGACGCCATCGTGATGGAATTGCGTCTTCAATGA